From a region of the Besnoitia besnoiti strain Bb-Ger1 chromosome I, whole genome shotgun sequence genome:
- a CDS encoding DNA-directed RNA polymerase alpha chain rpoA (encoded by transcript BESB_004060) has protein sequence MGSFPWFPAFLLLRRFWTLLCVVSLLALHSWDARQAIPRLSASVALALSFSRPPSAVSPSANIWTAPVRGSLSLSPSSPPLAHFASSSPLHLPLFSGSAAASPPPDAESPGARTLRQFALPSLRQFRRLKNARLSAKQSVACEAKRITGAPGFRVAAYRLPSSPLPASSSFLPAPSGASVPCAFLSSACLAVSAGLDRAPVKEAFRPAAARHHRRVFSLDSKVFSRPAFSDPASLRTAGLAASFSSPSVSSSLAYSAPLTTLRVHSSADAATPSRMLPRASYSGCSSSSLHAEGEIATAAEREAPYPSFLVPSPHPPPPAGCQTWQKTGGYDEEDELIRRKAEAWRVDRSAAELDPEDLEKKIAEEKKELQQRWRARLDVEHRRNQDYFEQQREQQRELLNSLPAPPWVHVFRPVYMEESPPLKYDFRVYQPFFQSLIEASKPFIQTKLIPPSAIQRFLERRHFPDSALSSGFRFKQIQPLFAHNAGCSAFFYFHTCFSALAPAFLNALRRTSISRLEALAITAVKIEGAKHEFYSLPGIREDIVDDIFNNLGKIILREKKVVYVRRKEIYAWLESRARENAGAKALEGHVGEPGAAEPAAAPSGAANPPEGREEGHTTVGARGEPAEFEDSSDAPSGGQAGVGKAEDTSSLWKLLPPGTTLVARQPEAREEGWASWMASAPADSEEDSIYYRIPLELPAANFTQPLRAKLRVRGPLVAVAGHIQLPEGVEVVNKNQYLFTVNSGYYVNMDFKIERIREYVMPEFGYDSLERDRDEEGFMYFTNYVAPVPVFAYAAERRGEAVHTKWDSVDETAPPGAEAAPDEHPHAEDSSDALLTQVQDVLRQATADAPPVVKSSLSSLLGDQREPRDKEAGAEGYPEGNSEVKLEGDAEGAEPREEPRRNGRSPERAGAAETGAGREGTPGDEGQPNTRSRFPALSSACSRKEGDRYNAYRFLEPTEELRNAYRRDYLDNDLPYQNLGEVVTLEVQTDGSLTPREALLRCCDDLIKQVLDIQDALNHNCHVGVDGTEEEEYDDPDWYQDAHRYVGVPWNPYKKPTARAEKRQDFFFKADVLRQYNILREKMDARREAFASSASSAAGEAAVEGRPRVWPLPGRGMASDVFVASSREDADLVQKGDILREKEALATRMLAAERSRLQQDSPAGLGPRAGATYGLSERELEERLLDEEEEEERTVNTSLIIRKEREEAWQDKQRTYRDLAENEPLKQLGDGKGLVKYPPDTKPMMEAPSWVMEDPMGQRMPIGFSEFNDD, from the exons ATGGGTTCCTTCCCTTGGTTTCCGGCCTTTCTGCTGTTGCGTCGTTTCTGGACACTCCTATGCGTTGTTTCCCTGTTGGCGCTGCACTCGTgggacgcgaggcaggcgatTCCACGACTTTCAGCGTCTGTCGCACTCgccctctctttttctcggcCTCCCTCTGCCGTCTCGCCTAGTGCGAACATCTGGACGGCCCCtgtccgcggctcgctgtctctctccccttcctctcctccacTGGCTCACTttgcttcgtcgtcgccgctgcatctTCCTCTATTTTctggctctgctgcggccaGTCCCCCCCCCGACGCAGAGTCTCCAGGTGCTCGCACACTTAGACAGTTTGCCCTGCCATCGCTAAGACAGTTTCGTCGTCTGAAAAACGCGCGACTCTCGGCGAAACAGTCGGTAGCttgcgaggcgaagcgaatAACGGGCGCGCCTGGGTTTCGTGTTGCAGCATATCGTCTCCCCTCTTCTCCTTtgcctgcttcttcttcgtttcttccGGCACCCTCTGGGGCGTCTGTGCCGTGTGCGTTCTTATCCTCCGCATGcctcgcagtctccgcgggcCTAGACAGGGCACCGGTCAAGGAGGCGTTTAGACCGGCAGCAGCCCGACACCACAGGAGAGTGTTTTCTCTCGACTCGAAGGTGTTTTCTCGTCCTGCCTTTTCTGATCCCGCATCGCTTCGCACTGCCGGCCTTGctgcgtccttctcctcgccttctgtgtcgtcgtctctcgcgtATTCGGCGCCACTGACTACACTGCGTGTGCATTCTTCCGCTGAtgccgcgacgccgtctCGCATGCTTCCCCGCGCGTCTTATTCTGGCTGTTCTTCGAGCTCGCTCCACGCCGAAGGAGAGATCGCGACGGCCGCTGAGCGCGAAGCGCCTTATCCTTCTTTTCTCGTGCCTTCTCCTCACCCGCCCCCTCCCGCGGGCTGTCAAACGTGGCAGAAGACGGGGGGatacgacgaggaggacgaactTATCCGCCGGAAGGCAGAGGCCTGGCGCGTGGACAGGAGCGCCGCCGAACTCGATCCCGAAGACCTGGAAAAGAAGAttgcagaagaaaaaaaagagctgcagcagaggtgGCGAGCGAGACTCGACGTTGAGCACAGACGAAATCAAGACTATTTCGAGCAACAGAGAGAGCAACAGCGCGAACTGCTAAactctctccctgcgcctccCT GGGTTCACGTCTTCCGGCCTGTTTACATGGAAGAGTCGCCACCGCTTAAGTACGATTTCCGCGTCTACCAGCCGTTCTTCCAGAGTCTCATC GAGGCTTCTAAGCCATTCATCCAGACGAAGCTTATTCCCCCCTCCGCGATCCAG CGTTTCCTCGAACGGCGGCATTTCCCCGATAGCGCCTTGTCTTCAGGGTTTCGTTTCAAACAGATCCAGCCCCTATTTGCACATAACGCAGGCTGCAGTGCCTTCTTTTACTTTCACACGTGTTTTtctgcgctggcgcccgccTTTCTCaacgctctccgccgcacaAGCATCTCTCGACTCGAAGCGCTCGCCATCACCGCCGTGAAGATCGAAGGCGCCAAGCACGAGTTCTACTCCCTGCCTGGCATCCGGGAGGACATCGTAGACGACATCTTCAATAACCTCGGAAAAATCATTCTCAGGGAAAAGAAGGTCGTGTATGTGCGCCGGAAGGAAATATACGCTTGGCTagaaagccgcgcgcgagaaaacgcgGGAGCCAAGGCCCTCGAGGGACACGTAGGCGAGCCGGGGGCGGcagagcccgccgccgcgccctctgggGCCGCCAACCCACCTGAGGGTAGGGAGGAGGGTCACACGacggtcggcgcgcgcggcgagcccgcagaATTCGAAGACTCTTCAGACGCCCCCTCCGGAGGCCAGGCCGGAGTGGGAAAGGCTGAGGACACGTCGTCTCTGTGGAAGCTGTTGCCGCCAGGCACGACGCTCGTCGCCCGGcagccggaggcgcgcgaagaaggctggGCGTCTTGGatggcgtctgcgcctgccgacTCGGAGGAGGACTCGATCTATTACCGGATTCCTTTGGAGCTTCCGGCGGCGAACTtcacgcagccgctgcgcgccaagCTGCGCGTACGCGGGCCGCTGGTGGCGGTCGCTGGTCACATTCAGCTTCCGGAAGGCGTCGAGGTGGTGAACAAGAATCAGTATCTGTTCACTGTGAACTCGGGGTACTACGTGAACATGGACTTCAAGATTGAGCGGATTCGCGAGTACGTGATGCCGGAGTTCGGCTACGACTCGCTggagcgcgaccgcgacgaggagggctTCATGTACTTCACCAACTACGTGGCACCCGTCCCGGTGTTCGCCTacgccgccgagcggcgcggagaggctgtCCACACCAAGTGGGACAGCGTCgacgagacggcgccgcccggcgcagaggccgcgcccgaCGAACACCCCCACGCGGAAGACTCATCAGACGCGCTCCTGACGCAGGTGCAAGACGTGCTTCGCCAAGCCACTGCCGATGCACCCCCCGTCGTCAagtcttcgctctcttctctccttggCGAccagcgcgagccgcgagacaAAGAAGCCGGCGCAGAAGGATACCCTGAGGGCAACAGCGAGGTGAAgctggagggcgacgcagagggagcggAGCCGCGTGAAGAGCCCAGGCGCAACGGCAGGAGCCCAGAGCgagccggcgcagcggagaccgGGGCAGGGCGGGAGGGGACACCTGGCGACGAAGGGCAGCCGAACACCCGCAGCCGCTTTCCCGCGCTGTCGTCTGCCTGTTCCCGAAAAGAGGGAGACCGCTACAACGCCTACCGGTTTCTCGAGCCGACGGAGGAGCTCCGAAACGCGTATCGTCGGGACTACCTCGACAACGATCTGCCTTACCAAAACCTGGGCGAAGTCGTGACTTTAGAAGTACAAACCGATGGCAGCTTGACGCCCAGAgaagcgctgctgcgctgctgcgacgACCTGATCAAACAAGTCCTCGACATTCAGGACGCGCTGAACCACAACTGCCACGTCGGCGTCGACGgcacagaggaggaggaatACGACGACCCTGACTGGTACCAAGACGCCCACAG GTACGTCGGCGTGCCGTGGAACCCGTACAAGAAGCCtacggcgcgcgcggagaagcgtcAAGACTTCTTTTTCAAGGCAGACGTTCTGCGCCAGTACAACATTCTTCGTGAAAAGATGGatgcgcggcgcgaagcgtttgcctcctccgcttcctcggcggcgggggaggcagCCGTGGAAGGCCGTCCGCGCGTTTGGCCATTGCCCGGACGAGGCATGGCGAGCGACGTGTTCGttgcctcttcgcgcgaggacgcagaccTGGTGCAGAAGGGAGACATTCtcagagagaaggaggcacTTGCCACGCGAAtgctcgccgcagagcggtCGCGACTGCAGCAGGACTCGCCCGCGGGTCTCGggccccgcgccggcgcgacctACGGCCTCTCTGAGAGAGAGCTGGAGGAGCGCCTGCttgacgaagaagaggaggaagaaagaacTGTGAACACCAGTCTGATCATCCGcaaagagcgagaagaagcatGGCAAGACAAGCAGCGAACGTACAGAGACCTCGCGGAAAATGAACCTCTGAAACAGCTCGGCGACGGCAAGGGCTTAGTCAAGTACCCGCCGGACACCAAGCCAATGATGGAGGCCCCCAGCTGGGTCATGGAGGACCCTATGGGACAGAGAATGCCCATTGGATTCAGCGAGTTCAACGACGACTAG
- a CDS encoding dynein light chain DLC (encoded by transcript BESB_004070), which produces MPQASRMSFWLGAALRFQAVEMFKNVRDIADHIKQFFDSKHQPTWNCIVGRYFGSKVTYESKRYIYFSVGQLSVLLWRCA; this is translated from the coding sequence ATGCCCCAGGCGTCTCGAATGTCTTTCTGGCTTGGGGCGGCGCTTCGTTTTCAGGCTGTGGAGATGTTCAAGAACGTCCGGGACATCGCAGACCACATCAAGCAGTTCTTCGATTCGAAGCACCAGCCAACATGGAACTGCATTGTCGGGCGGTACTTCGGATCGAAAGTCACATACGAAAGCAAGCGCTACATCTATTTCAGCGTTGGGCAGCTTTCCGTCCTTTTGTGGCGATGCGCGTAA